GCCAAGAAAATAGAACTTAATAAATCATCAGCGCGAGCATGAGAAAATTTAGAAAGTGTATTTGCTGATAGTGGTGCTACGACAAATTTATCTGCCCACTTCGCTAACTCAATGTGGAGTACAGAACCTATTTGGTGTTCATTTGTAGGATATTTAAAATCATCAGTAGATTCGTAAACTTCAGCGGCCCCAAGGTATTTAAAAACTTGTGGTCTTACAAACTCGATGGCACCACGAGATAAAACCACTTTTACTTCATGGCCTTGATTCACAAATAAGCGAACGAGATCGAATGTTTTGTAAGCAGCAATCGAGCCGCAAACGCCTAATAATACTTTCATTTTTTACCCAAAAAGAGTTTATAGACTCCTAGTGTTGAAAAGAATAGACTCTCTGCGCTATGCCCTGTAAAATACGACTATACCTATTCACATTTCAAACATTTAGAGCGATGTTATCCTAGCAGAGGAGAAAATTATGAATTTTGGAAAATTTAATGTGATAAGCCAGAGAAATGTTCAGGCGCTTGAGGAGACTCATGAGTTGATGCTTATCAATTTAGACCATATCATTTCAGTAAAACCAATCAAGATTCCAATGGACGATAAAGTCGTAGATGGGTATTGGATTCGCACTACGAATGGAAAAAAATATAGAGCGACTTCTGTTCCTGATATGATTTCAGATTTAATTGATAAGGATCTAGACTAAGCTCTAGATCCTTTAATATTAGAATACTCTTGCTTTTGCCTGGATGAATGAATAGTAAAAAACTGCGTTAGGATCACTGGCAACTTGTTCCATCTCTTTTTTCATCTCTTCTACAACCTCCTCAGTAACTCTTTCGGCCTCAATGAGTTGGTCAGCAGCACTGAGCATAAGCTCATGCCAAAAATCAATATATTCCTTTCTCTGCTTTGGTCTTCTATTGTCTAAGTGCCAAGTTATAGTCTCTGTATGAATGTCTTTAAAGCCTTGTTGTAAGAGTAAATTACCTAACTTGGCACCTACAAAAGGATCACCATTCATGTCATATTGATAGTCATTAAAGGCCATCCAATATTTCCAGACATTAGGTGAGTAAGGGTCTAAAAAGAATGAAGTATTCAAAACTTCTGTAATATAAACTGGAGAGCCTGGACGTAGAACTCTTCTTACTTCACTTAAAACTTTTTGAG
The window above is part of the Halobacteriovorax sp. HLS genome. Proteins encoded here:
- a CDS encoding class I SAM-dependent methyltransferase — protein: MNNKTDFPYLHGFSSTEQERLSKQAAFAEHTVYKEINFSEQKHILEVGCGVGAQTEILLRRFPNLKVTGIDRSEKQLETATKYISSKADTKDRFSFKSMDATKMQFQGDDFDGAFLCWVLEHIPNPQKVLSEVRRVLRPGSPVYITEVLNTSFFLDPYSPNVWKYWMAFNDYQYDMNGDPFVGAKLGNLLLQQGFKDIHTETITWHLDNRRPKQRKEYIDFWHELMLSAADQLIEAERVTEEVVEEMKKEMEQVASDPNAVFYYSFIQAKARVF